The DNA window ATTCGCTCAAAAACAAGACCAAGATCCAGGATTACTTCGATCTGTCGTTTGAAGAACTACTTGAGATCCTCAAGAGCAACCGTCGATCCATCGCCGTTGATCCATCAGACCGAAATTTCCAAGAATTGCTGGAGCGCGAATTTACACGTAGCTGCAACATACTTGACCCATTGCTCACCCGCATTCAGGGTGCCGACGCACTGATTGATCAGGTGGTCTATCAACTCTACAACTTGACCGACGAGGAAATCGCCATCGTAGAAGGCAACGTTTAATTGAACGTCGTGCAAAAAGAAAGTGCGAATCACGGAGTGAAACCGTAGGGGCAGGGTTACGCCGCCCGTATTTATCAACAACCCCGGTTCCTATTAACCTTTGGTGCTAGTTTAGTGAGAAAGTCTTTTCCACATTGTTCAAGGGTTTATCGGTTGATTCATTCTTCTTATGTNNNNNNNNNNNNNNNNNNNNNNNNNNNNNNNNNNNNNNNNNNNNNNNNNNNNNNNNNNNNNNNNNNNNNNNNNNNNNNNNNNNNNNNNNNNNNNNNNNNNNNNNNNNNNNNNNNNNNNNNNNNNNNNNNNNNNNNNNNNNNNNNNNNNNNNNNNNNNNNNNNNNNNNNNNNNNNNNNNNNNNNNNNNNNNNNNNNNNNNNNNNNNNNGTTTCACGCATCAGTTTCACGTTATCAACAGCTTCAAACTAGCACCATTGGTTATTGCACGATTTCTTGATATGAGCATTAGTTGAAATTTACCGAAACGAAAAGGACGCAGTGAACAATCAAAAATCCGACGAAAATAAAGCAAAACTGCTACAGGGACCAGTGGGAAAAACACTCATATCTCTAGCGACACCGATGGCATTCGGAATTATGGCGATTATTCTGTTTACCGTCGTTGATACCTTCTACATTGGGCGATTGGGTGCCGAACCGTTGGCAGCGATGGGGTTCACCTTTCCCATCAGCTATATTGTCATGAGCATCGCAATGGGACTAAGCGTTGGCACCTCTTCAACCATCGCCAGAGCAATTGGAGAGGGGCATCAGCTGAGGGTGCAACGACTCGCGACCGATGGATTGGGGCTAGCCTTCCTCATTGTCACCTGCTTTTCTCTTATCGGACTAACAAACCTGAATACCATCTTCTCCCTGATGGGAGCAAGGGGTGAGATACTCAAACTCATTTCCGACTACATGATCCCTTGGTGTCTGGGAGTGGGGTTGCTCGTGATTCCGATGGTCGGCAACGGTGCGATTCGTGCCACAGGTGACGCCAAAACGCCCGCGACTATTATGATTATCGCCGGACTGGTGAACATCATCTTGGATCCATTTCTGATTTTCGGCATCGGTCCGTTTCCCCGATTGGAGTTACGAGGCGCGGCGCTGGCAACGGTAGTTTCTTGGGGGGTGACATTCACCGCTTCGTTATGGATTTTGGGGAAACGTGAAGGGATGATTCGGCTGCCGGTATTCGATCCGAAACGCACCTTCGATTCGTGGAAACAGATCCTTTACATCGGTGTTCCGGCGGCGGGGACAAATGTAATGGAGCCGTTGTCAATGGCGGTTATTACCCGGATGATCTCCGAATACGGCGAGGAGGCTGTCGCCGCGCTTGGTGTGGGAGGGCGGTTAGAGGCACTGTCACTAATTGGGCTGTGGGGGCTGTCAATGGCGATGACCCCCTTTGTTGGACAGAATTTCGGTGCGGGCAATTATGACCGGATTCGAGCGGCGTTACGGTTTGGCTCGAAATTCTCACTGATATGGGGAAGCATTGCGTTCGCTGTCCTTTGCCTCTGTGCCGGGATCATCGCGCCAATTTTTAATGATGACAAGACAGTAGTTGCCTCCATTGTTCTCTTTTTACAGATTATCCCAATCAGTTACGGGATGTATGGGATTTCTACGCTGATTAATTCGATGTTCAACGCTTTGGGAAAGCCGTTACAAGCATCGTTGGTCATCATACTACATCTCTTCGTTTTCGTCCTACCGTTGGCGTATCTGGGATCAAAGGTATACGGGTTGAAGGGAATCTTCATCGGTATCACTATTGGGAATGCGGTCGTTGGGATTATCGCCTATCTGATGGTACAGAGATTCCTTGTACGCATTGAGGTAGAGCGTGAGTCAGGGGTTACGGATGCTATTGAATCAATTTCCCCTTAATGCAATCCTACATCTGTGGGGGCAACCCCAATGGTTCACCTATTCAATGAACTGGTGAACCAATGAACTATGGTGAATTATAAAAATATATTGACACCTCTTCTGTAGGGGGCGTACCTTCCGAATCGCGACTAAATGCTCTGATAGTCGGGAATCGGAGTTCCCTCCTACAACTCAAATATGTCAAGTTAATCGTAAAACCCACCATAGATGTAAGCTGTAGGGAACGGAGCTCTCCGTTCCATTTTTTCTTACGCATCACGTCCCGGTATCGTTGGCTCCGATTCATCGGAGACTTACGAGACTGTGGATCCCGATCCAATCGGGGCATTACGCATTATTCTTAGGAGGTCAATCAAACATGCTAGAGAAAAACACCGCGTTTGCCGTGATCGGCGATCGCTATCACAACTCAGACTACATTCGGACAGCGCTAGGCAAAACATTAGTGCGGGACCTTGGACTTACCATCGACTTCACCGACGACGTGAAGCTG is part of the Candidatus Poribacteria bacterium genome and encodes:
- a CDS encoding restriction endonuclease; amino-acid sequence: QLEKAKILYQRCLDRGSTDCVLGFVKYHLTADLERSDVVHDLLAFQAEEMVEMNRAKGEEIRGFLRWLEREIGVEIDSLKNKTKIQDYFDLSFEELLEILKSNRRSIAVDPSDRNFQELLEREFTRSCNILDPLLTRIQGADALIDQVVYQLYNLTDEEIAIVEGNV
- a CDS encoding MATE family efflux transporter → MNNQKSDENKAKLLQGPVGKTLISLATPMAFGIMAIILFTVVDTFYIGRLGAEPLAAMGFTFPISYIVMSIAMGLSVGTSSTIARAIGEGHQLRVQRLATDGLGLAFLIVTCFSLIGLTNLNTIFSLMGARGEILKLISDYMIPWCLGVGLLVIPMVGNGAIRATGDAKTPATIMIIAGLVNIILDPFLIFGIGPFPRLELRGAALATVVSWGVTFTASLWILGKREGMIRLPVFDPKRTFDSWKQILYIGVPAAGTNVMEPLSMAVITRMISEYGEEAVAALGVGGRLEALSLIGLWGLSMAMTPFVGQNFGAGNYDRIRAALRFGSKFSLIWGSIAFAVLCLCAGIIAPIFNDDKTVVASIVLFLQIIPISYGMYGISTLINSMFNALGKPLQASLVIILHLFVFVLPLAYLGSKVYGLKGIFIGITIGNAVVGIIAYLMVQRFLVRIEVERESGVTDAIESISP